A genomic region of Pseudoalteromonas piscicida contains the following coding sequences:
- a CDS encoding acyl-CoA thioesterase, whose translation MTDEQRQAIVEQRIKSSITHVTKTVFPGRTNHHNTLFGGDALAWMDEVAFIAATRFCRKPLVTISSDRVDFKEAIPAGTFAELVSKVVHVGNTSLKVDVEIYLERMHKDDKHLAITGSFTFVAVDDNHRPTPVVCDKMLNGFDS comes from the coding sequence ATGACAGACGAACAAAGACAAGCCATTGTTGAGCAACGTATTAAAAGCTCAATCACACACGTAACAAAGACCGTATTCCCAGGCCGTACAAACCATCATAACACTCTGTTTGGTGGTGACGCTCTTGCTTGGATGGACGAAGTTGCCTTTATTGCTGCAACGCGTTTTTGCCGCAAACCTTTGGTAACGATTTCGTCAGACCGAGTCGATTTCAAAGAGGCAATTCCTGCTGGTACTTTTGCTGAATTAGTATCGAAAGTAGTGCATGTTGGTAATACCAGCTTAAAGGTTGATGTTGAAATCTATCTTGAAAGAATGCACAAAGATGATAAACACTTAGCAATTACAGGTAGTTTTACCTTTGTTGCCGTAGATGACAATCATAGGCCAACTCCTGTGGTTTGTGACAAAATGCTAAATGGCTTTGACAGCTAG
- a CDS encoding M23 family metallopeptidase, protein MLKRAIVILLASTTLFAEALELKGHLTQGGLVVGKLENATEIKLNETKLKRSKGGYFVFGFGRDAELNHILSWQSDDGQKHRQAIVITKRDYDIDKITGVAKKYVSPPESVLKRIREEAQAVSKARQGNSDLLFFKDPVFRPAKGRISGVYGSQRYFNGEPKRPHFGLDIANKTGEPVLAPVSGKVVFANPDLYYSGGTLIIDHGHGITSTYIHLSKLDVKVGDTVKTGDKIAEIGATGRVTGPHLDWRFNWFGERLDPALLMKDTLADKAVKK, encoded by the coding sequence ATGCTTAAACGTGCAATTGTCATATTGCTTGCGAGCACCACATTATTTGCTGAGGCGCTTGAATTAAAAGGTCACCTGACACAAGGTGGCTTGGTCGTCGGCAAGCTTGAAAATGCAACTGAGATAAAGCTAAACGAGACAAAATTAAAACGCTCGAAAGGTGGCTATTTCGTGTTTGGTTTTGGTCGTGATGCTGAACTTAACCACATCTTGAGTTGGCAATCTGATGATGGTCAAAAGCATCGCCAGGCGATAGTGATCACGAAACGAGATTACGATATAGACAAGATCACGGGGGTGGCGAAAAAGTATGTTTCGCCACCTGAGTCGGTGCTAAAGCGCATACGTGAAGAAGCTCAAGCCGTGTCAAAAGCAAGACAAGGCAATTCGGATTTATTATTCTTTAAAGACCCCGTTTTCAGGCCTGCGAAGGGCCGTATTTCAGGTGTTTATGGTAGCCAAAGATATTTTAATGGTGAGCCAAAACGACCACATTTTGGATTAGATATCGCAAACAAAACGGGTGAGCCGGTCTTAGCGCCGGTATCGGGTAAGGTGGTGTTTGCAAATCCAGATCTTTATTACAGTGGCGGCACTTTGATTATCGACCATGGTCACGGCATTACCTCTACGTATATCCACCTTAGTAAACTGGATGTTAAGGTTGGCGATACGGTAAAAACAGGCGATAAAATCGCTGAAATTGGCGCGACGGGCAGGGTAACTGGCCCGCATTTGGATTGGCGCTTTAATTGGTTCGGGGAACGACTCGATCCGGCTCTACTTATGAAAGATACACTAGCGGATAAAGCAGTAAAAAAATGA
- a CDS encoding 6-carboxytetrahydropterin synthase has translation MILFVDSLTVIDFSYLCPRRGAVGESWITDIVLHGELNEESMVLDFAKVKKQIKRIIDEKLDHKLAVPSALACNAKHSEGRFEFDMQFDGNHLAMNAPEEAVCVVEGDEINEANAIAYLKSVIMPHMPENVKGLDITLRPEAATGFYYHYSHGLKKHDGNCQRIIHGHRSLIGVKLNDISMPRLQKQWADKWQDIYLGSEEDLIDPSLLQYVTAHDKDYAFAYTSSQGYFELAISKSRCDILPCDTTVECIAEYLAGQIKLQNPHDKVEVRAYEGVGKGAIAYA, from the coding sequence ATGATCCTTTTTGTTGACTCTTTGACCGTAATTGATTTTTCATACCTTTGCCCACGTCGTGGTGCGGTAGGTGAAAGCTGGATCACCGATATTGTGTTGCATGGTGAGCTAAACGAAGAGTCTATGGTGTTAGACTTTGCAAAAGTTAAAAAGCAAATCAAGCGTATTATCGACGAAAAGCTGGACCACAAATTAGCGGTACCCAGCGCGCTTGCGTGTAATGCAAAACACAGTGAAGGCCGGTTTGAATTTGATATGCAATTTGATGGGAATCACTTAGCCATGAATGCACCGGAAGAAGCGGTGTGTGTAGTGGAAGGGGATGAAATCAATGAAGCCAATGCAATCGCTTACCTTAAGTCTGTTATTATGCCGCATATGCCTGAAAACGTGAAAGGTTTAGATATAACACTGCGTCCAGAGGCCGCAACTGGCTTCTATTATCACTATAGCCATGGCTTAAAGAAACACGATGGTAACTGTCAGCGTATTATTCATGGTCATCGTTCATTGATTGGTGTGAAGCTAAATGATATCAGCATGCCTAGATTACAAAAACAATGGGCGGATAAATGGCAAGATATCTATCTTGGCAGTGAAGAAGACTTGATTGATCCTAGTTTGCTTCAGTACGTAACCGCGCATGATAAAGATTATGCGTTCGCATATACCTCGTCGCAGGGATATTTTGAGTTGGCGATCAGCAAATCACGTTGCGATATATTACCTTGTGATACAACAGTTGAATGTATTGCGGAGTATCTTGCTGGCCAAATAAAGCTGCAAAACCCACATGATAAGGTTGAAGTAAGAGCGTACGAAGGGGTTGGAAAAGGAGCGATTGCGTATGCTTAA
- the fabA gene encoding 3-hydroxyacyl-[acyl-carrier-protein] dehydratase FabA codes for MEPKNSYTKEELILCGRGEMFGEGNCRLPSDNMLMMDRIVQINDDGGEHGKGQIIAELDINPDLWFFDCHFKGDPVMPGCLGLDAMWQLVGFFLGWSGGPGLGRALGVGEVKFTGQILPTAKKVTYRIEMKRVIKRKLFMGLADGIVEVDGRVIYEAKDLKVGLFQDTSAF; via the coding sequence ATGGAACCGAAGAACAGCTATACAAAAGAAGAACTTATTTTATGTGGTCGTGGAGAAATGTTTGGTGAAGGCAACTGCCGCCTACCTAGCGACAACATGCTAATGATGGATCGCATCGTTCAGATTAATGATGACGGTGGTGAGCATGGTAAAGGTCAAATTATTGCTGAACTCGACATCAACCCTGATCTGTGGTTCTTCGACTGCCACTTCAAAGGTGATCCAGTAATGCCCGGCTGTTTAGGTTTGGATGCGATGTGGCAATTGGTAGGCTTCTTCCTTGGTTGGTCTGGTGGTCCTGGTCTTGGTCGTGCACTCGGTGTGGGCGAAGTGAAGTTTACGGGTCAAATCTTACCGACTGCTAAAAAAGTAACTTATCGCATTGAAATGAAGCGCGTTATCAAACGTAAGCTATTTATGGGTCTAGCAGATGGTATCGTCGAAGTTGATGGTCGCGTGATCTATGAAGCAAAAGATTTGAAAGTAGGTCTTTTCCAAGATACCAGCGCATTTTAA
- the rmf gene encoding ribosome modulation factor translates to MKRQKRDRLERAHSQGFKAGLAGRSKENCPYQQVEHRSEWLGGWREAMDNRNIFKT, encoded by the coding sequence ATGAAGAGACAGAAAAGAGACCGTTTAGAAAGAGCACATTCACAAGGATTTAAGGCAGGATTAGCCGGTCGGTCGAAAGAAAATTGTCCCTATCAACAAGTAGAACACAGATCAGAATGGTTAGGCGGATGGCGAGAAGCGATGGATAATCGCAACATCTTTAAAACCTGA
- the serS gene encoding serine--tRNA ligase, with translation MLDSKYFRQDIEEAAARLKKRGFELDVAKITELEEKRKALQTKTQELQSERNSSSKAIGQAKAKGEDVQPLLDAVANLGDQLSAAKEEQDKILAELNDYAMSLPNLPAEEVPAGADESENVEVSTWGEPKQFDFEVKDHVDLGEALDKGLDFETGVKLSGSRFTVMRGGVARMHRALVQLMLNTHTEQNGYTEMYVPYLVNKASLFGTGQLPKFAEDLFHTEALSEDQDGFSLIPTAEVPLTNCARDVIYDEKELPIKMTAHTPCFRSEAGSYGRDTRGLIRQHQFDKVELVQLVKPEDSMAALEELTGHAEQILQALGLPYRKVVLCTGDMGFGATKTYDLEVWLPAQNTYREISSCSNMWDFQARRMQARFRRSGEKKPELLHTLNGSGLAVGRTLVAILENYQQADGSIIVPDALKPYMGGVEVIKAS, from the coding sequence ATGTTAGATTCTAAATACTTTCGTCAAGACATCGAGGAAGCCGCTGCGCGTCTGAAAAAGCGTGGTTTTGAACTCGATGTTGCTAAGATCACCGAATTAGAAGAAAAGCGCAAAGCGCTACAAACCAAAACTCAGGAATTACAGAGTGAGCGTAACAGTTCCTCCAAAGCGATTGGTCAAGCTAAAGCGAAAGGGGAAGACGTTCAACCTTTACTAGATGCTGTTGCAAACTTGGGCGACCAATTAAGTGCAGCGAAAGAAGAGCAGGATAAAATTCTTGCTGAACTTAATGACTACGCAATGTCGTTGCCAAACCTCCCTGCTGAAGAGGTACCTGCAGGTGCCGATGAGTCTGAGAATGTTGAAGTAAGCACTTGGGGTGAGCCAAAGCAGTTTGATTTTGAAGTTAAAGATCATGTTGACCTTGGCGAAGCGCTTGATAAGGGTCTCGATTTCGAAACTGGTGTTAAGCTAAGTGGTTCTCGCTTTACAGTGATGCGCGGTGGCGTAGCACGTATGCATAGAGCACTTGTACAACTGATGCTGAATACCCACACTGAGCAAAATGGTTATACCGAAATGTATGTACCATATCTTGTGAATAAAGCGAGCTTGTTTGGCACGGGTCAGCTTCCTAAGTTTGCAGAAGATTTGTTCCATACAGAAGCGTTATCTGAAGACCAAGATGGCTTTAGCCTAATTCCGACGGCAGAAGTACCGTTAACTAACTGCGCTCGTGATGTTATTTACGACGAAAAAGAGCTGCCGATTAAGATGACGGCGCACACGCCTTGTTTTAGAAGCGAAGCAGGTAGTTATGGGCGTGATACGCGCGGACTTATTCGTCAACACCAGTTTGATAAGGTTGAACTTGTCCAGCTTGTAAAACCTGAAGATTCTATGGCTGCGTTAGAAGAGTTAACAGGCCATGCTGAGCAAATTTTACAAGCACTTGGCTTACCTTACAGAAAAGTGGTGCTTTGTACAGGAGACATGGGTTTCGGTGCGACGAAAACGTACGATTTGGAAGTTTGGTTACCAGCGCAAAATACCTACAGAGAAATCTCTTCTTGTTCAAACATGTGGGATTTCCAAGCGCGCCGTATGCAAGCGCGTTTCCGCCGTAGTGGTGAGAAGAAGCCAGAACTACTTCATACTCTTAATGGTTCTGGTTTAGCGGTGGGTCGTACTCTAGTTGCGATTTTAGAAAACTACCAGCAGGCAGATGGATCAATTATTGTGCCTGATGCACTAAAACCATATATGGGTGGTGTAGAGGTTATTAAAGCAAGCTAA
- the crcB gene encoding fluoride efflux transporter CrcB, whose protein sequence is MLINYLTIALGGAFGAMLRFFISDMSIKLLGKGFPFGTLIVNILGSLLMGVLYGLIEKEVISVSPSKTLIGIGFLGALTTFSTFSMDSLLLLQQGQYMKMAFNVTLNVVACIFMAWVGLCLIMQKG, encoded by the coding sequence ATGCTGATAAATTATCTCACAATTGCGCTAGGTGGAGCGTTTGGTGCAATGTTACGCTTTTTTATCAGCGATATGTCGATAAAACTCTTAGGTAAGGGATTCCCTTTTGGGACGTTGATCGTTAATATTCTTGGTTCATTATTGATGGGTGTGCTTTACGGTTTAATTGAAAAAGAAGTTATTTCAGTTTCTCCATCTAAAACGTTGATAGGTATTGGCTTTTTAGGTGCGCTGACTACTTTTTCTACATTCTCAATGGATTCCTTGTTGTTACTTCAACAAGGGCAATATATGAAAATGGCGTTTAACGTCACATTAAACGTGGTGGCGTGTATCTTTATGGCCTGGGTTGGTCTCTGCCTCATCATGCAAAAAGGTTAA
- a CDS encoding replication-associated recombination protein A produces MTSLGFDFTPDVRPLAARMRPTSLEHYVGQSHILSKGSVLYRAIESGRCHSLILWGPPGVGKTTLAEIIANYADAELIKLSAVSAGIKEIREAVVDAKNRLAQFGRRTLLFVDEVHRFNKSQQDGFLPHIEDGTFIFIGATTENPSFALNNAILSRARVYTLQSLAEDELGQVLKDALSRDEQLSKLAITIDDSALELIAKAASGDARKALNLLEQAVDLSFEPNSNTHLVNELVLKQVLPSQLSSYDNKGDLYYDLISAFHKSVRGSAPDAALYWYCKILAGGGDPLYVARRLLAIATEDIGNADPRAMQVALNAWDISHRVGPSEGERAIAQATLYLASAPKSNAVYMAFNQAKRDAASDPNYPVPEHLRNAPTKLMKELGFGEEYRYAHNEPGAFAAGENYFPEAIQERQYYQPTDRGLEKQIADKLNYLQTQNAQSSTKRYK; encoded by the coding sequence GTGACTAGTTTAGGGTTTGATTTTACACCTGATGTACGACCGTTGGCCGCAAGAATGCGGCCAACCTCGTTAGAGCATTATGTTGGGCAGAGCCATATTTTGTCTAAAGGATCTGTACTTTATCGTGCGATTGAATCTGGACGCTGTCATAGCCTGATCCTTTGGGGGCCACCCGGAGTGGGTAAAACCACCCTTGCTGAGATCATAGCCAACTATGCGGATGCAGAGCTTATCAAACTTTCCGCTGTTAGCGCGGGAATTAAAGAGATTCGTGAAGCGGTCGTCGATGCTAAAAATCGATTAGCTCAGTTTGGCAGACGTACGCTGTTATTTGTTGACGAAGTACATCGCTTTAATAAATCCCAGCAAGACGGATTTTTACCTCATATTGAAGACGGCACCTTTATTTTTATTGGTGCGACCACTGAAAATCCTTCTTTTGCACTGAATAACGCGATCTTGTCTCGCGCGCGCGTCTATACTTTACAATCGCTTGCAGAGGATGAATTAGGTCAAGTACTCAAAGATGCGTTGTCACGCGATGAACAGCTGTCGAAATTAGCTATCACCATTGATGACAGCGCACTTGAACTCATCGCCAAAGCAGCTTCGGGAGATGCGAGAAAGGCGCTTAATCTGCTGGAGCAGGCTGTTGACTTAAGTTTTGAGCCAAACTCAAACACTCATTTGGTGAATGAACTTGTACTAAAACAAGTGTTGCCCAGCCAATTATCAAGTTATGACAATAAGGGCGACTTATACTATGACCTAATCTCAGCGTTTCATAAGTCAGTTCGCGGCAGCGCACCAGATGCGGCACTTTATTGGTATTGCAAAATATTAGCAGGCGGTGGCGATCCGCTCTATGTTGCACGGCGATTGCTGGCGATCGCCACTGAAGATATCGGCAATGCAGACCCAAGAGCGATGCAAGTTGCGTTAAATGCTTGGGATATATCTCATCGTGTTGGGCCAAGCGAAGGAGAGCGTGCAATAGCACAGGCAACGCTTTATCTCGCGAGTGCGCCAAAAAGTAACGCGGTCTACATGGCGTTCAATCAAGCTAAACGCGATGCTGCTAGTGATCCAAATTACCCCGTACCAGAACATCTCAGAAATGCACCGACAAAACTAATGAAAGAGTTGGGTTTTGGCGAAGAATACCGTTACGCACATAATGAACCCGGCGCGTTTGCTGCTGGAGAAAATTACTTCCCTGAAGCCATTCAAGAGCGACAATATTATCAACCCACAGACAGGGGACTTGAGAAACAAATCGCTGACAAGCTTAACTATCTACAGACGCAAAATGCGCAAAGTAGCACCAAGAGGTACAAGTAG
- the lolA gene encoding outer membrane lipoprotein chaperone LolA, whose protein sequence is MKKFKQIALLTVLSNLFIQPVWADEAAMQSLKGRLAELTSFQGKFEQIVKDQEGNELQTGEGAITLAQPLKIRWQQEMPDDTLFVSSGATTYYYDTFAEQVTILDTTKLIDTTPFVLLTTQEDSQWLKYDVALNGQEYLITPKNKVDSQVEQLTLRFDDKNDGLALLKVNDISGQVSTFSFKESKVNAPVKESLFEFTIPQGVVVDDQRGSD, encoded by the coding sequence ATGAAAAAATTTAAGCAAATTGCGTTGCTAACGGTATTATCAAACCTCTTTATTCAGCCTGTGTGGGCTGATGAGGCTGCGATGCAAAGTCTAAAAGGAAGACTGGCTGAATTAACCAGTTTTCAAGGTAAGTTTGAGCAAATCGTTAAAGATCAAGAAGGCAATGAGTTGCAAACCGGCGAAGGGGCGATAACCTTAGCCCAGCCACTAAAAATCCGCTGGCAACAAGAGATGCCGGATGACACTTTATTTGTATCAAGCGGAGCTACAACCTATTACTACGATACGTTTGCTGAGCAAGTGACTATCCTCGATACGACTAAACTTATTGATACCACGCCGTTTGTGCTACTTACGACCCAAGAGGACAGCCAATGGTTGAAGTACGACGTAGCACTTAACGGTCAAGAATATCTGATCACGCCTAAAAACAAAGTAGACTCGCAGGTAGAGCAACTGACACTGCGTTTTGATGACAAAAACGATGGCTTGGCACTATTGAAAGTGAACGATATTTCTGGTCAAGTCTCTACGTTTAGCTTTAAGGAAAGCAAAGTCAATGCACCAGTAAAAGAGAGTTTGTTTGAGTTTACTATTCCACAAGGAGTGGTCGTAGACGACCAAAGAGGCAGTGACTAG